A genomic segment from Anticarsia gemmatalis isolate Benzon Research Colony breed Stoneville strain chromosome 14, ilAntGemm2 primary, whole genome shotgun sequence encodes:
- the Tmep gene encoding transmembrane endosomal protein isoform X1 — protein MSSTETINVTAQPMKEVVHDQTMFLQTPAAQGIAGIFVFAALFITCQQIYQHLRWYTNPSEQRWIVRILFIVPIYGCYSWISLLFFNGNSYYVYFFTVRDCYEAFVIYSFLSLCYEYLGGEGNIMSELRGRPVRASCVNGTCCLSGATYTIGFLRFCKQATLQFCLVKPVCAFIIIFLQARGLYHDGDWSPDGGYIYITIVYNFSVSLALYGLFLFLGATREMLKPFDPVLKFFTVKSVIFLSFWQGVALAILEKAEVISPIHDSLGARTTAGTVSAGYQNFLICLEMLAAAIALRYAFPAAVYAHAHRDPHRSVTMQSISSSLKETMNPKDIMTDAFHNFHPQYQQYTQYSSVMRGGAGTGKRSDEGAALAPRPPPQRVATICHATNYHEKTTLLSSDDEFQ, from the exons ATGAGTTCGACAGAAACGATTAACGTGACGGCGCAGCCGATGAAAGAGGTGGTCCACGACCAGACCATGTTTCTTCAAACCCCGGCCGCTCAGGGTATCGCCGGCATATTTGTGTTTGCAGCACTTTTCATAACTTGCCAACAG ATTTACCAGCACCTCCGCTGGTACACAAACCCATCGGAACAGCGCTGGATAGTGCGTATACTGTTCATCGTACCAATATACGGTTGCTACAGTTGGATCTCGCTGCTGTTCTTCAATGGCAACTCCTACTATGTATACTTCTTCACCGTCAGAGATTGCTATGAAG CGTTCGTGATCTACAGTTTCCTATCGCTGTGTTACGAGTACCTCGGCGGGGAGGGCAACATAATGTCGGAGCTGCGCGGGCGGCCCGTGCGTGCCTCATGCGTGAACGGCACGTGTTGCCTCAGTGGCGCCACCTACACCATCGGCTTCCTGCGCTTCTGCAAACAGGCCACCCTGCAGTTCTGTCTCGTCAAACCTGTGTGCGCcttcattattatattcttgcag GCGCGAGGCTTGTACCACGACGGTGACTGGAGCCCCGACGGCGGCTACATCTACATCACGATCGTGTACAACTTCTCCGTGAGCTTGGCGCTGTACGGACTGTTCCTGTTCCTCGGCGCCACTCGCGAGATGCTCAAGCCCTTCGACCCCGTGCTCAAGTTCTTCACCGTCAAGTCTGTCATCTTCTTGTCGTTCTGGCAAG GTGTGGCTCTCGCCATCCTCGAGAAGGCGGAGGTGATCAGTCCGATCCACGACTCTCTGGGCGCGCGCACGACCGCGGGGACGGTGTCGGCGGGGTACCAGAACTTCCTGATCTGCCTGGAGATGCTGGCGGCGGCCATCGCGCTGCGCTACGCCTTCCCGGCCGCCGTGTACGCGCATGCGCACCGCGACCCGCACCGCTCTGTCACTATGCAGTCCATCTCTAGTAGCCTCAAG GAGACAATGAATCCAAAGGACATAATGACAGACGCGTTCCACAACTTCCACCCGCAGTACCAACAATACACACAATACAGCTCCG TGATGCGCGGTGGCGCAGGCACGGGTAAGCGTTCGGACGAGGGGGCAGCACtggcgccgcgcccgccgccacAGCGCGTGGCCACCATCTGCCACGCCACTAACTACCACGAGAAGACCACGCTGCTCAGCTCTGACGACGAGTTCCAGTGA
- the Neos gene encoding nuclear receptor coactivator protein neosin isoform X1, with translation MADKLTLDRQAMKDRNTAHLRIYVGSIPDNATIDDIYEHFISYGQINGIVINRNFGFVQFAEETSAREAIAKANGSTFQGSRIVVKTAQANPDKSRHVLAEVVNVTSNIPPAVAINDNKLPNTEDTVEDYDSYGNYIGDQGKAYAEEEHDEGYGNHWAEGRGGLRGRGAPRARARGARGRGAPPGFRERSPAPGRGSEWSERAGYDRYAQPLPEYPRALPGPERNDCEIIVVSKTLTEYAEYIESRLKRLGIIVDLLFPMEDVPIGKVLGNIASRGCLYAILVMPLNQENRSLTLTILHGLPQEHRNMPIEDALQLLSRNFQEVQRGGPSGREAVYALLGQLADGRTLTVLQYDKVIEYLQDRRDHQVKIELGEPLNPAPATTNKTQVDLQQRILSILNDKKALSQSESAPPPPVVTPAAPASQPPAQNKLLNDPTVRKALDSILQKFT, from the exons ATGGCAG ACAAACTGACCTTAGATAGGCAGGCTATGAAAGACCGGAATACGGCGCATCTTCGTATATACGTAGGATCCATTCCAGACAATGCCACTATTGACGATATTTACGAACATTTTATAAGCTATGGACAGATAAATGGGATAGTAATAAACAGAAACTTTGGGTTCGTACAATTTGCTGAAGAAACAAGTGCAAGAGAAGCCATTGCTAAGGCAAATGGTAGTACTTTTCAGGGAAGTCGCATTGTTGTGAAGACTGCTCAGGCTAACCCTGACAAGAG ccGTCATGTCTTAGCAGAAGTAGTTAATGTTACATCAAATATACCACCTGCAGTTGCAATAAACGACAATAAGCTACCAAACACTGAAGATACAGTTGAGGACTATGATAGCTATGGCAACTACATTGGGGATCAGGGTAAGG CTTATGCAGAAGAAGAGCATGATGAAGGTTATGGTAACCACTGGGCTGAAGGGCGTGGTGGCTTGAGGGGGCGAGGCGCACCTCGTGCTCGTGCCCGGGGCGCTAGAGGCCGTGGAGCCCCACCTGGCTTCAGAGAACGATCACCGGCACCTGGCAGAG GCAGTGAGTGGTCAGAACGCGCAGGGTATGATCGTTACGCACAACCTTTACCAGAATATCCCAGAGCCTTACCTGGTCCAGAGAGAAATGATTGCGAAATTATTGTTGTCTCCAAAACTCTTAC ggaGTATGCAGAATACATAGAAAGCCGACTAAAACGTTTAGGAATAATCGTGGACTTGCTATTTCCTATGGAAGATGTCCCGATCGGCAAAGTGCTCGGCAATATCGCGTCACGTGGCTGTCTTTACGCCATTCTAGTCATGCCACTAAACCAGGAGAATAGATCTTTAACACTTACCATATTGCATGGATTACCACAAG AGCACCGCAACATGCCGATAGAAGATGCGCTGCAGCTGTTGTCGCGCAACTTCCAGGAGGTGCAGCGCGGCGGACCGTCAGGTCGCGAGGCTGTGTACGCCTTGCTTGGACAGCTCGCCGACGGCCGCACGCTTACCGTGCTACAGTACGACAAAGTCATCGAGTACCTACAG GACCGAAGAGATCATCAAGTGAAGATTGAATTAGGAGAGCCACTAAACCCGGCGCCGGCTACTACTAATAAGACTCAAGTTGACCTCCAACAAAGAATATTAAGCATATTGAACGACAAAAAAGCACTATCTCAAAGCGAGTCAGCCCCACCCCCTCCTGTCGTAACACCAGCCGCTCCCGCGTCTCAGCCGCCAGCCCAGAACAAACTGCTGAACGATCCCACCGTTAGAAAAGCACTAGattctatattacaaaaatttacttag
- the Cdc27 gene encoding cell division cycle protein 27, with the protein MIVQEPIQVIIWDCLNNYAYDNAIFLAERLHAEVASEETAFLLGTCYYRAGRVNEAHHLLQNMSLTLPQARFLLAKCSIDLKSYKDAEIALGSNLDIVASEFGEQGPYALQLLAKIYNITERRSKAADAHRKALSLNPFMWKSFTQLCNMGEKVDPHQVFHMNNTDFTFGVTTLVNLVSNSENISFVNSNIPNNTAINTNVTPNNVATRTPMTMSTSITPETQAPVKRMHSVFSGMAPIPFSPSFGMLPMEESPVLYTPTLTDSNEQKAIPKIVNSLRAQMGQLKDAVFSPAPRCTLGPAPRRSSRLFSNNNSSYSVKENNKSPSRKFVAPKSPSRKNKQRTAKNIKSNSVEANERNKSVETVTPTIPPKNSNGVALLNLMRDLGDAYKALAFLDCKNAIKLFQETSPKQLASPWVQTMIAKAHYEVAQYEAAAKIFAELRKHYPNRTEGMDIYSTCLWHLQREAQLSALSQELVELNRKDPIAWLAAGNCFSLHKERDTALKFFRRAVQLDPDAAYAHALLGHEYAVAEETDKALASFRAAVSIDPRNYVAWFGIATVYARQERWKPSEVHIRRALTIHPHSGVLRCQLGLAQAALGKMDRALATLERAVALDTENPLCRFHRASVLLRAGRPEDALVDLHHLKDIAPRESLVYYLLGKVHNKLGNSHLALMHFSWATDLDPKGTGGHIKEGFDPSKQEDPPERST; encoded by the exons ATGATTGTTCAAGAGCCTATACAG GTTATCATTTGGGATTGTCTGAATAATTATGCATACGACAACGCTATATTTTTGGCTGAGAGATTACACGCTGAAG TTGCCTCAGAAGAGACTGCCTTCCTATTAGGAACATGTTACTACAGAGCTGGAAGAGTAAATGAAGCTCATCATCTATTGCAAAACATGTCATTAACATTACCACAGGCCAGGTTCCTATTAGCCAAATGTTCCATTGACTTGAAATC ctATAAAGATGCAGAGATTGCATTGGGATCTAATTTAGATATTGTCGCTTCCGAATTTGGAGAACAGGGCCCTTATGCATTACAACTTTTGgccaaaatttataatattactgaaaGAAGAAGTAAAGCAGCGGACGCGCACCGGAAAGCACTGTCACTGAATCCATTCATGTGGAAATCTTTTACACAACTATGTAACATGGGTGAGAAAGTAGATCCCCACCAAGTATTCCATATGAATAATACTGACTTTACATTTGGTGTTACTACATTAGTGAATCTAGTCAGCAATTCAGAGAACATTTCATTTGTGAATAGTAACATTCCTAATAATACTGCAATCAATACTAATGTCACACCAAACAATGTTGCTACAAGAACCCCTATGACAATGTCCACAAGTATTACGCCTGAAACTCAAGCTCCGGTTAAACGAATGCATAGTGTGTTCAGTGGCATGGCACCTATTCCATTCTCTCCATCCTTTGGCATGTTACCAATGGAAGAATCTCCTGTATTATACACTCCAACATTGACAGACTCTAATGAACAGAAGGCCATACCCAAGATAGTAAATTCGTTAAGAGCACAGATGGGACAGCTAAAAGATGCTGTGTTTAGTCCAGCTCCAAGGTGTACCCTAGGTCCAGCTCCTCGACGGTCATCCAGACTATTTAGTAACAATAACAGCAGTTACTCggtcaaagaaaataataagtcGCCAAGTAGAAAATTTGTAGCCCCTAAGAGTCCTTCAAGGAAAAACAAACAGCGTACAGccaaaaatatcaaatcaaattcaGTTGAAGCTAATGAAAGGAATAAAAGTGTTGAAACCGTTACACCTACTATCCCACCAAAGAATTCAAATGGAGTAGCTTTGTTAAATTTAATGCGAGACTTGGGAGATGCTTATAAGGCACTTGCATTCCTAGACTgtaaaaatgctataaaattatTCCAAGAGACATCACCGAAGCAATTAGCATCACCTTGGGTACAGACCATGATAGCCAAAGCACACTATGAAGTTGCTCAGTATGAGGCTGCTGCCAAGATTTTTGCTGAACTTAGGAAACATTATCCAAATCGTACTGAAGGTATGGACATCTACAGTACATGTTTATGGCATTTGCAGAGAGAAGCACAGCTATCAGCATTGTCCCAAGAATTAGTTGAATTAAACAGAAAGGATCCAATTGCTTGGCTTGCCGCCGGAAATTGCTTTTCACTTCATAAAGAACGTGACACAGCATTAAAATTCTTCAGGCGAGCTGTACAGTTAGATCCAGATGCAGCTTATGCACATGCTCTGTTGGGCCATGAATATGCTGTGGCTGAGGAGACTGACAAGGCTCTAGCGAGTTTCAGGGCGGCAGTGAGCATTGACCCTCGTAACTATGTTGCGTGGTTCGGCATTGCGACTGTATATGCGCGACAAGAACGTTGGAAACCTTCAGAAGTGCACATTCGCCGAGCTCTTACTATCCATCCTCACTCTGGAGTACTAAGGTGTCAGTTGGGATTAGCCCAAGCTGCTTTGGGGAAAATGGATCGCGCTCTAGCCACTTTAGAAAGGGCTGTTGCATTAGATACTGAAAACCCATTGTGTCGTTTCCACCGAGCCTCTGTTCTGTTGCGTGCTGGAAGACCTGAAGATGCTTTAGTGGATCTTCATCATTTGAAAGACATAGCTCCAAGGGAATCACTGGTGTACTATTTACTTGGTAAAGTCCACAATAAGTTAGGCAATTCCCATTTAGCACTAATGCATTTCAGTTGGGCTACAGATCTAGATCCAAAAGGCACAGGTGGTCACATAAAGGAAGGCTTTGATCCTTCCAAACAAGAAGATCCTCCAGAAAGATCCACTTAA
- the Neos gene encoding nuclear receptor coactivator protein neosin isoform X2: protein MADKLTLDRQAMKDRNTAHLRIYVGSIPDNATIDDIYEHFISYGQINGIVINRNFGFVQFAEETSAREAIAKANGSTFQGSRIVVKTAQANPDKSRHVLAEVVNVTSNIPPAVAINDNKLPNTEDTVEDYDSYGNYIGDQAYAEEEHDEGYGNHWAEGRGGLRGRGAPRARARGARGRGAPPGFRERSPAPGRGSEWSERAGYDRYAQPLPEYPRALPGPERNDCEIIVVSKTLTEYAEYIESRLKRLGIIVDLLFPMEDVPIGKVLGNIASRGCLYAILVMPLNQENRSLTLTILHGLPQEHRNMPIEDALQLLSRNFQEVQRGGPSGREAVYALLGQLADGRTLTVLQYDKVIEYLQDRRDHQVKIELGEPLNPAPATTNKTQVDLQQRILSILNDKKALSQSESAPPPPVVTPAAPASQPPAQNKLLNDPTVRKALDSILQKFT, encoded by the exons ATGGCAG ACAAACTGACCTTAGATAGGCAGGCTATGAAAGACCGGAATACGGCGCATCTTCGTATATACGTAGGATCCATTCCAGACAATGCCACTATTGACGATATTTACGAACATTTTATAAGCTATGGACAGATAAATGGGATAGTAATAAACAGAAACTTTGGGTTCGTACAATTTGCTGAAGAAACAAGTGCAAGAGAAGCCATTGCTAAGGCAAATGGTAGTACTTTTCAGGGAAGTCGCATTGTTGTGAAGACTGCTCAGGCTAACCCTGACAAGAG ccGTCATGTCTTAGCAGAAGTAGTTAATGTTACATCAAATATACCACCTGCAGTTGCAATAAACGACAATAAGCTACCAAACACTGAAGATACAGTTGAGGACTATGATAGCTATGGCAACTACATTGGGGATCAGG CTTATGCAGAAGAAGAGCATGATGAAGGTTATGGTAACCACTGGGCTGAAGGGCGTGGTGGCTTGAGGGGGCGAGGCGCACCTCGTGCTCGTGCCCGGGGCGCTAGAGGCCGTGGAGCCCCACCTGGCTTCAGAGAACGATCACCGGCACCTGGCAGAG GCAGTGAGTGGTCAGAACGCGCAGGGTATGATCGTTACGCACAACCTTTACCAGAATATCCCAGAGCCTTACCTGGTCCAGAGAGAAATGATTGCGAAATTATTGTTGTCTCCAAAACTCTTAC ggaGTATGCAGAATACATAGAAAGCCGACTAAAACGTTTAGGAATAATCGTGGACTTGCTATTTCCTATGGAAGATGTCCCGATCGGCAAAGTGCTCGGCAATATCGCGTCACGTGGCTGTCTTTACGCCATTCTAGTCATGCCACTAAACCAGGAGAATAGATCTTTAACACTTACCATATTGCATGGATTACCACAAG AGCACCGCAACATGCCGATAGAAGATGCGCTGCAGCTGTTGTCGCGCAACTTCCAGGAGGTGCAGCGCGGCGGACCGTCAGGTCGCGAGGCTGTGTACGCCTTGCTTGGACAGCTCGCCGACGGCCGCACGCTTACCGTGCTACAGTACGACAAAGTCATCGAGTACCTACAG GACCGAAGAGATCATCAAGTGAAGATTGAATTAGGAGAGCCACTAAACCCGGCGCCGGCTACTACTAATAAGACTCAAGTTGACCTCCAACAAAGAATATTAAGCATATTGAACGACAAAAAAGCACTATCTCAAAGCGAGTCAGCCCCACCCCCTCCTGTCGTAACACCAGCCGCTCCCGCGTCTCAGCCGCCAGCCCAGAACAAACTGCTGAACGATCCCACCGTTAGAAAAGCACTAGattctatattacaaaaatttacttag
- the Tmep gene encoding transmembrane endosomal protein isoform X2 encodes MSSTETINVTAQPMKEVVHDQTMFLQTPAAQGIAGIFVFAALFITCQQIYQHLRWYTNPSEQRWIVRILFIVPIYGCYSWISLLFFNGNSYYVYFFTVRDCYEAFVIYSFLSLCYEYLGGEGNIMSELRGRPVRASCVNGTCCLSGATYTIGFLRFCKQATLQFCLVKPVCAFIIIFLQARGLYHDGDWSPDGGYIYITIVYNFSVSLALYGLFLFLGATREMLKPFDPVLKFFTVKSVIFLSFWQGVALAILEKAEVISPIHDSLGARTTAGTVSAGYQNFLICLEMLAAAIALRYAFPAAVYAHAHRDPHRSVTMQSISSSLKETMNPKDIMTDAFHNFHPQYQQYTQYSSDVTSHLPYEKL; translated from the exons ATGAGTTCGACAGAAACGATTAACGTGACGGCGCAGCCGATGAAAGAGGTGGTCCACGACCAGACCATGTTTCTTCAAACCCCGGCCGCTCAGGGTATCGCCGGCATATTTGTGTTTGCAGCACTTTTCATAACTTGCCAACAG ATTTACCAGCACCTCCGCTGGTACACAAACCCATCGGAACAGCGCTGGATAGTGCGTATACTGTTCATCGTACCAATATACGGTTGCTACAGTTGGATCTCGCTGCTGTTCTTCAATGGCAACTCCTACTATGTATACTTCTTCACCGTCAGAGATTGCTATGAAG CGTTCGTGATCTACAGTTTCCTATCGCTGTGTTACGAGTACCTCGGCGGGGAGGGCAACATAATGTCGGAGCTGCGCGGGCGGCCCGTGCGTGCCTCATGCGTGAACGGCACGTGTTGCCTCAGTGGCGCCACCTACACCATCGGCTTCCTGCGCTTCTGCAAACAGGCCACCCTGCAGTTCTGTCTCGTCAAACCTGTGTGCGCcttcattattatattcttgcag GCGCGAGGCTTGTACCACGACGGTGACTGGAGCCCCGACGGCGGCTACATCTACATCACGATCGTGTACAACTTCTCCGTGAGCTTGGCGCTGTACGGACTGTTCCTGTTCCTCGGCGCCACTCGCGAGATGCTCAAGCCCTTCGACCCCGTGCTCAAGTTCTTCACCGTCAAGTCTGTCATCTTCTTGTCGTTCTGGCAAG GTGTGGCTCTCGCCATCCTCGAGAAGGCGGAGGTGATCAGTCCGATCCACGACTCTCTGGGCGCGCGCACGACCGCGGGGACGGTGTCGGCGGGGTACCAGAACTTCCTGATCTGCCTGGAGATGCTGGCGGCGGCCATCGCGCTGCGCTACGCCTTCCCGGCCGCCGTGTACGCGCATGCGCACCGCGACCCGCACCGCTCTGTCACTATGCAGTCCATCTCTAGTAGCCTCAAG GAGACAATGAATCCAAAGGACATAATGACAGACGCGTTCCACAACTTCCACCCGCAGTACCAACAATACACACAATACAGCTCCG atGTCACTTCTCACCTGCCTTATGAGAAACTATAA